One Nocardia farcinica genomic region harbors:
- a CDS encoding amidohydrolase family protein, producing MDLSDLRIIDAHIHQWDPLATPRDFSHLARLFRYLPVPIHLAAKLARRSDREFVGDPTAYAHPYLPADYRADAVGVPVAGVAHIEVDWSNTGPTAKADETRWVASLPFGVDTPRLTAILGSADPAAPGFPELLDAHQTASPLFRGIRTMVAHHPDPGVRQFAPTEDALTSSAFLDGFAELVRRGLVFEAWVYSNQLPQVTGLAKRYPEATIVLDHLATPVGLFGRIGKHTGRTPEDRRDLLLRWQDDLAALAEHPNVVAKVSGLAMPILGHPVPRRGSTTTAPVLLDRIRPLLTHAMDCFGTERLIWGSNFPVDKPITTIADSAQAVGTALTEHGGDRADLARVFGGNAERVYRIEPPE from the coding sequence ATGGACCTCAGCGATTTGCGCATCATCGATGCCCACATCCACCAGTGGGACCCGCTGGCGACGCCGCGCGACTTCAGCCACCTCGCCCGGCTGTTCAGGTACCTGCCCGTGCCGATCCATCTCGCCGCCAAACTGGCGCGCCGCAGTGACCGCGAGTTCGTCGGCGACCCCACCGCCTACGCGCATCCGTACCTGCCCGCCGACTACCGCGCCGACGCGGTGGGCGTGCCGGTGGCGGGCGTGGCCCACATCGAGGTCGACTGGAGCAACACCGGCCCCACCGCCAAGGCCGACGAGACCCGCTGGGTGGCGAGCCTGCCGTTCGGGGTGGACACGCCGCGGCTGACCGCGATCCTGGGCTCGGCCGACCCGGCCGCGCCCGGTTTCCCCGAGCTGCTCGACGCCCACCAGACCGCCTCGCCGCTGTTCCGCGGCATCCGGACGATGGTGGCCCATCATCCCGACCCCGGCGTGCGGCAGTTCGCGCCGACCGAGGACGCCCTCACCTCGTCGGCGTTTTTGGACGGGTTCGCCGAGCTGGTCCGCCGCGGCCTCGTCTTCGAGGCCTGGGTGTACTCGAACCAGCTGCCGCAGGTCACCGGCCTGGCCAAGCGCTACCCCGAGGCCACCATCGTGCTCGACCACCTCGCCACCCCGGTCGGCCTGTTCGGCCGGATCGGCAAGCACACCGGCCGCACCCCCGAGGACCGCCGGGACCTGTTGCTGCGCTGGCAGGACGACCTCGCCGCGCTCGCCGAACACCCGAACGTGGTGGCCAAGGTGAGCGGCCTGGCCATGCCGATCCTCGGGCACCCGGTGCCCCGCCGCGGCAGCACCACCACCGCGCCGGTGCTGCTCGACCGCATCCGGCCGCTGCTCACCCACGCCATGGACTGCTTCGGCACCGAGCGGTTGATCTGGGGCTCCAACTTCCCCGTCGACAAACCCATCACCACCATCGCCGACAGCGCGCAGGCGGTGGGCACCGCGCTCACCGAGCACGGGGGCGACCGCGCGGATCTGGCGCGGGTGTTCGGGGGCAACGCCGAACGGGTCTATCGCATCGAACCGCCGGAGTGA
- a CDS encoding flavin-containing monooxygenase, which produces MTAEFDHEVIVVGAGFSGIGAAIKLREAGFEDFLVVDDADGAGGTWHWNTYPGVAVDIPSFSYQFSFAQRADWSRVYAPGRELKAYADWCVDTYRLRPNIRFSTTITAGEFDEQRHVWTLRTADGQRLRARFVVGATGVLTRPKLPDIPGMREFGGVTMHTARWDHRRDLRGKRVAIIGTGASAVQVIPEIAPTVERLVVFQRTPIWCLPRPDLPLPAPLRLALRVPGGRSLTRLASQTYVELTFPIAAHYHNTVPTTAVAERLALAHLRRQVHDPVVRDALTPRYTLGCKRPSFSNDYLATFNRPNVTLETDPIAEITRGGVRTTTGTEHPADVLILATGFKVMESGNMPTFELLGVGGRNLEQWWDEHRLQAYEGVSVPGFPNFFSVIGPYGYNGSSYFALIENQVRHILRCLRHARKRGATLVEVTEAANDRYFQEMLARRGGQVFWEASCARANSYYFDKHGDVPLRPTTTLEAAWRSGHFDLDDYRFAWAG; this is translated from the coding sequence ATGACAGCGGAGTTCGACCACGAGGTGATCGTCGTCGGCGCCGGCTTCTCCGGGATCGGGGCCGCGATCAAGTTGCGCGAGGCCGGGTTCGAGGACTTCCTCGTCGTCGACGACGCCGACGGCGCAGGCGGAACCTGGCACTGGAACACCTATCCGGGTGTCGCCGTGGACATTCCGTCGTTCAGTTATCAGTTCTCCTTCGCGCAGCGGGCGGACTGGTCGCGGGTGTACGCGCCGGGGCGGGAGTTGAAGGCCTACGCCGACTGGTGCGTGGACACCTACCGATTGCGGCCCAACATCCGCTTCTCCACCACGATCACCGCGGGCGAATTCGACGAGCAGCGGCATGTGTGGACGTTGCGCACCGCCGACGGACAGCGGCTGCGGGCGCGGTTCGTGGTCGGCGCGACCGGGGTGCTCACCCGGCCGAAGCTGCCCGACATCCCGGGCATGCGCGAGTTCGGCGGCGTCACCATGCACACCGCGCGCTGGGACCACCGTCGAGACCTGCGAGGCAAGCGGGTGGCGATCATCGGCACCGGCGCCTCGGCGGTGCAGGTCATCCCGGAGATCGCACCCACGGTGGAGCGGCTGGTCGTCTTCCAGCGCACCCCCATCTGGTGCCTGCCGCGCCCGGACCTGCCGCTGCCCGCGCCGCTGCGGCTGGCGCTGCGGGTGCCAGGCGGCCGCTCGCTCACCCGCCTGGCCAGCCAGACCTACGTGGAACTGACCTTCCCGATCGCGGCGCACTACCACAACACGGTGCCCACCACCGCGGTCGCGGAGCGGCTCGCGCTGGCCCACCTGCGGCGTCAGGTGCACGACCCGGTCGTGCGCGACGCGCTCACCCCGCGCTACACCCTCGGCTGCAAACGCCCCAGCTTCTCCAACGACTATCTCGCCACGTTCAACCGGCCGAACGTGACGCTGGAGACCGACCCGATCGCCGAGATCACCCGCGGCGGCGTGCGCACCACCACCGGCACCGAGCATCCGGCCGACGTGCTGATCCTGGCCACCGGGTTCAAGGTGATGGAGTCGGGCAACATGCCGACCTTCGAACTGCTCGGCGTGGGCGGGCGCAACCTCGAACAGTGGTGGGACGAGCACCGGCTCCAGGCCTACGAGGGCGTGAGCGTGCCCGGCTTCCCGAACTTCTTCTCGGTGATCGGCCCTTACGGCTACAACGGCTCGTCCTATTTCGCGCTCATCGAGAACCAGGTCCGCCACATCCTGCGCTGCCTGCGGCACGCCAGGAAGCGAGGCGCGACCCTGGTCGAGGTCACCGAGGCCGCCAACGACCGCTACTTCCAGGAGATGCTGGCCCGCCGCGGCGGCCAGGTGTTCTGGGAGGCCAGTTGCGCCCGTGCCAACAGCTACTACTTCGACAAACACGGCGACGTGCCGCTGCGCCCCACCACGACGCTCGAAGCAGCCTGGCGCAGCGGCCATTTCGACCTCGACGACTACCGGTTCGCCTGGGCGGGCTGA
- a CDS encoding helical backbone metal receptor, whose amino-acid sequence MTAVIRDDLGAEVPLSAPARRVVSLVPSLTEAVAHTCPETLVAATRWCTHPAELAVERVRGTKNPDVRRIVALAPDLVLCNQEENRRLDVDRLRAAGVPVWVTRIETLAEAVASLARLFTTAFGHEVPAWLAEAENAWAAPPPRPPIPAVIPVWRNPWMVVGRDTFTGDLAARLGLHLVHADRPERYPTLTDADLTRGVDLAVLPDEPYVFTADDGPDAFPGIPVALVEGRALTWYGPSLTTARSHLTARIEAAIG is encoded by the coding sequence GTGACGGCCGTGATCCGGGACGACCTCGGCGCCGAGGTCCCGCTGTCGGCGCCCGCCCGGCGGGTGGTCTCCCTGGTGCCCTCGCTCACCGAGGCGGTCGCGCACACCTGCCCGGAGACGTTGGTGGCGGCGACGCGATGGTGCACGCACCCGGCGGAGCTGGCGGTCGAACGGGTGCGTGGCACCAAGAACCCCGACGTGCGCCGTATCGTGGCTCTGGCGCCGGACCTGGTGCTGTGCAATCAGGAGGAGAACCGGCGTCTCGACGTGGACCGGCTGCGTGCCGCGGGCGTGCCGGTGTGGGTGACCAGGATCGAAACCCTCGCCGAGGCCGTCGCCTCGCTGGCGCGGCTGTTCACCACCGCCTTCGGGCACGAGGTGCCCGCGTGGCTGGCCGAGGCCGAGAACGCCTGGGCCGCACCGCCACCGCGCCCGCCGATTCCGGCGGTGATCCCGGTCTGGCGCAACCCCTGGATGGTCGTCGGCCGCGACACGTTCACCGGCGATCTCGCCGCCCGCCTCGGCCTGCACCTCGTCCACGCCGACCGCCCCGAGCGTTACCCCACCCTCACCGACGCCGACCTCACCCGGGGCGTCGACCTCGCGGTCCTCCCCGACGAGCCCTACGTCTTCACCGCCGACGACGGTCCCGACGCCTTCCCCGGCATCCCGGTGGCCCTCGTCGAAGGCCGCGCCCTCACCTGGTACGGCCCCTCGCTGACCACCGCCCGAAGCCACCTGACCGCCCGGATCGAGGCGGCGATCGGCTGA
- a CDS encoding SWIM zinc finger family protein, whose amino-acid sequence MSPARGDRYGRPRPVDGGVKARSARGGFGRTWWGKAFIEAVEAMSEPGRLARGRSYARAGQVVSYRIGAGSVVAEVQGSQPRPFTAEFTVRRLREEELELLVETIRDTPGMLADIASGVLPPALGPHLLPTTAADLDFSCTCPDPGWPCKHAAAVCYLLAERLDEAPREILTLRGLDLDTLIGGLEREPSPESDDDPYGERGTLPALPRLEFHAAPDDLDPVLLRKAARMVSEDETAAATAVRELEALYERLDRT is encoded by the coding sequence GTGAGCCCGGCGCGCGGTGACCGTTACGGCAGGCCACGCCCCGTGGACGGCGGGGTGAAAGCGCGCAGCGCCCGCGGCGGCTTCGGGCGCACGTGGTGGGGGAAGGCGTTCATCGAGGCGGTGGAGGCGATGTCGGAGCCGGGCAGGCTCGCCCGGGGCCGCAGCTACGCGCGTGCCGGGCAGGTGGTGAGCTACCGGATCGGCGCCGGCAGCGTGGTCGCCGAGGTGCAGGGCAGCCAGCCGCGTCCGTTCACCGCCGAATTCACCGTCCGTCGGCTGCGCGAGGAGGAACTCGAGCTGCTCGTCGAGACGATCCGCGACACCCCCGGCATGCTCGCCGACATCGCCTCCGGTGTGTTGCCGCCCGCCCTCGGCCCGCACCTGCTACCCACCACCGCCGCCGACCTCGACTTCTCCTGCACCTGCCCGGACCCGGGCTGGCCGTGCAAGCACGCCGCCGCGGTCTGCTATCTGCTGGCCGAGCGGCTCGACGAGGCGCCGCGCGAGATCCTGACCCTGCGCGGTCTCGATCTGGACACCCTCATCGGCGGCCTGGAACGCGAGCCGTCGCCGGAATCCGACGACGATCCCTACGGCGAGCGCGGCACCCTGCCCGCCCTGCCCCGCCTCGAATTCCACGCCGCCCCGGACGATCTCGATCCGGTGCTGCTGCGCAAGGCGGCGCGGATGGTGTCCGAGGACGAGACCGCGGCGGCGACGGCGGTGCGGGAGCTCGAGGCGCTGTACGAACGCCTCGACCGGACCTGA